TTATGAGGGCTTTCGGTTGTTGCCTGAGGTGGAAGGGCATATACCGGAACCAGTCCGTAGCCTCTTCGGAAATGCTTTCTGTATTACCGTCCCACCTGACTACGTTAGTCCAGGCGTCCGAGTCAATATAGATCCTGGCGATATGCGGAGGGTCGAATCCCTCGACGCCGTCGATCCTGGAGTAGGAATTCCATCCGGTGAAGACTATATGGAGCCCGGGGTCCGACTCCATGTGCTGGTATAAGCCTTTGGAAGGGGCTTTTTTAATGGTGAGTATCTGAAATTGACCGTTCAAGACTATTAAAAGAACAATAGTAAATATAGAGGCTAAAGAAAGGTAGAAGGTTTTCGTCTTGTAAAACTTGGGGTGATGTGTGGAAAAAGATATTGAAGCCGCTCCGGCAAGCATCCCGATAAAGAGAGTGGCTGATTCTCCGCCCAGAAGTCCAAGTACTAAGGTAATGGCCAAAGCTCCAAAGGAGGCTCCTATCAAATCTGAAAAGTAGAGTTTCCCGATGAGTCTCCTAAAAATATCGAATGCTTGCCCAAGCGCAGCACCGGCAATGAAAAAGGGGACGACCGATGTTATAAAGTAAAGGCTCAGATAATCAGGAGTGGCTGGAAGGCTGATGATAATCCAGAGGAATAAAGGGATGGAGATGGAATATAGAAGCGATGCAGTCGCCAGCGAGCCGGGATTGGATTTTATAATCCCCTTTTCCTTAAGCACGTGGAGGAAGAATCCACCCAAACCCCAGCCGAAAAGGGCAACGGAGATGGCGATGAATGCGTAGTGATACCATATAGTCGCGGAGAAGATGCGCGTGAGCGTAATCTCCAGCATGAGCCCGGATGCCGAGATTAAGAAGATTCCGATAAGGAGTGAGGTTCGGTAGATTCCCCTACCATTTTTTATTTCTGGCGAATTGATTTTATCTGACATATATGACAGGACTAGGTTTTATTTTCTGTGAAGCAAGGCTGTATATCCTAATGTAACTTAGGGTTTTTAGTCAAGGATGTAATCTAAGCTTTAACGTGTTTATGCCAGCCACAACTGGTTTGCGGCTGGTTGCTTTGCGTTATTAAGAATCGTACAATGGGCTTACACTTTCAGGCATTTTACTCCTGTCTGATACCACCTGTTTATCTCTCTATTCTCAAGAACGCCTTTGTGCTTTGCCACATAATCAATAAACCAGTGAATTAAGCCATCCCACTCGCTGAAATCTCCGGGCGGTAATAATTCCCATCCGATTTCATCTAAAGTCCAATTGGATTTGATTCCGTTCCTCAACATTGATGTACAAACCCAATTGGACTCATCATTCGCGCCTCCTTTAGCAACTGGAAACACATGATCTATGGTGGGCCAAAGCTCCCACAAGAAAACATGACTGGCATCCATCTTCCAGGCTGGATGGTAAGGAAATTCTTTCGGTAAGAGAACTGTTAGAAGCATAATTGTTCCGGGATAAACGAGCTTTTGTCCTGAATAACGATCAATGAAGCCATCACGAATAAATATTTTGGTG
The sequence above is drawn from the Thermodesulfobacteriota bacterium genome and encodes:
- a CDS encoding HNH endonuclease, which codes for MPTREKGQIIKDICFALSAGNEQEAKDIARREYPFEITERSKRRITDVVRTKIFIRDGFIDRYSGQKLVYPGTIMLLTVLLPKEFPYHPAWKMDASHVFLWELWPTIDHVFPVAKGGANDESNWVCTSMLRNGIKSNWTLDEIGWELLPPGDFSEWDGLIHWFIDYVAKHKGVLENREINRWYQTGVKCLKV